A region from the Leptospirillum ferriphilum ML-04 genome encodes:
- the rlmN gene encoding 23S rRNA (adenine(2503)-C(2))-methyltransferase RlmN — protein sequence MPPKMPLLDHPVAEWPSLLSGDKPVPAYRARQIAQWIFRQNASAWERMKNLPGEDRRRWSEIWDLSLPIVRDEKRSRDGTRKFLLELSDGALIESVLIPRDDRATLCVSSQVGCGIGCRFCRTAEMGLIRNLSVSEILGQVRVANRLLAESPVRDMSKETEPAPLLSRVNHLVFMGMGEPLANFDHLVRSLAVLTSPEGFGLSSRRITVSTSGLAGRIRDLGTSGIAVNLAVSLSAPTEELRENLMPISRHHPIRSILSACRAYPLRNRQRITFEYVLLGGVNDGEGQARELARLLAPFRSKVNLIPFNPYPGSPYHRPDKDRVRRFQEILLAKGVTATLRTTRGEDILGACGQLALSPSPALTMESSTWKTIDFSTPV from the coding sequence ATGCCCCCAAAAATGCCTCTTCTTGACCACCCCGTGGCCGAGTGGCCTTCTCTTCTGTCAGGCGACAAGCCCGTGCCGGCTTATCGGGCACGGCAGATCGCCCAGTGGATTTTCCGGCAGAATGCGTCGGCATGGGAGAGGATGAAAAATCTTCCGGGAGAGGACCGTCGGCGATGGTCGGAGATCTGGGATCTTTCCCTCCCGATCGTCCGGGACGAAAAACGGTCCCGGGACGGGACCCGGAAGTTTCTCCTGGAACTCTCCGATGGGGCCCTGATCGAGTCCGTCCTGATTCCCAGGGACGATCGCGCCACCCTGTGCGTTTCCTCTCAGGTCGGCTGCGGCATCGGCTGCCGATTCTGCCGGACGGCAGAGATGGGTCTGATCCGGAATCTCTCCGTTTCCGAGATTCTGGGGCAGGTCCGGGTGGCCAACCGTCTTCTGGCGGAATCTCCGGTCCGGGACATGTCGAAGGAGACGGAACCCGCACCCCTTCTGTCCCGTGTGAATCATCTCGTTTTCATGGGGATGGGAGAGCCGCTGGCCAATTTTGACCACCTGGTCCGTTCTCTCGCGGTCCTGACGTCTCCGGAAGGCTTCGGTCTGTCCTCCCGGCGGATCACGGTGTCGACGTCCGGACTGGCAGGGCGCATCCGGGATCTGGGAACGTCCGGGATTGCCGTCAATCTTGCGGTCTCTCTCTCGGCGCCCACCGAAGAGCTGCGGGAAAACCTGATGCCCATTTCCCGGCATCACCCCATCCGTTCGATCCTCTCCGCCTGCCGGGCATATCCTCTCCGGAACCGGCAACGGATCACATTCGAATACGTCCTTTTGGGAGGCGTGAACGACGGGGAGGGTCAGGCCCGCGAACTGGCCCGCCTTCTGGCGCCTTTTCGCAGCAAGGTCAACCTGATCCCCTTCAACCCCTACCCGGGGTCGCCCTATCATCGTCCGGACAAGGACAGGGTGAGACGTTTCCAGGAAATTCTTCTGGCGAAAGGGGTCACGGCGACCCTCCGGACGACGCGGGGAGAAGACATCCTGGGAGCCTGCGGACAACTGGCCCTTTCCCCTTCACCTGCTTTGACCATGGAGTCTTCGACTTGGAAAACAATCGACTTTTCTACGCCCGTCTGA
- a CDS encoding mechanosensitive ion channel family protein has translation MDPSSSHSDSKSPAPRRVRFSTRFILILLLLPALLYGSHYLKDAFPGNPELLTLAQITSVLVVLFALYRALVSAVLPAFADRLGADRAKSARYFLDFLFVVIMLLSVLTLLGKGFSNLAIGGTLLSVILGIAGQNSLTNFFSGFVLAIVQPFRVGDPISLVTWQYTRLVGTYPHDTILPEHRGTVASIGMIYTSLIGEDGRKFMLPNSILLQAMILEASRSPVPVTLRLELPLDVPFPTIESTIHDVIQESFGLDKTQCTVELNSIGSSSIVVVVKLARTGAREFVIKDAILRGILAHKQQATLSGIGARPLAGKSSSESSRDKDND, from the coding sequence ATGGATCCCTCTTCGTCCCACTCTGACAGCAAATCCCCTGCCCCCCGACGGGTCCGTTTTTCCACACGCTTCATCCTCATCCTGCTTCTTCTTCCTGCGCTTCTGTATGGAAGCCACTATCTCAAGGATGCCTTTCCCGGAAATCCCGAATTGCTGACACTGGCCCAGATCACAAGCGTCCTTGTCGTTCTCTTCGCCCTTTACCGGGCTCTGGTGTCGGCGGTTCTCCCGGCCTTTGCCGACCGGCTGGGGGCGGATCGGGCAAAATCCGCCCGGTATTTTCTGGACTTTCTGTTTGTCGTCATCATGCTCCTTTCCGTTCTCACGCTGCTCGGCAAGGGCTTCAGCAATCTGGCGATCGGAGGCACCCTCCTTTCGGTGATTCTGGGAATCGCCGGCCAGAACTCCCTGACCAACTTTTTTTCCGGATTTGTTCTGGCCATCGTGCAACCCTTCCGGGTCGGCGATCCGATCTCTCTCGTCACCTGGCAATACACCCGTCTCGTGGGCACCTACCCGCACGACACCATTCTCCCCGAACACCGGGGAACGGTGGCCTCCATCGGGATGATCTACACCTCCCTGATCGGCGAAGACGGACGGAAGTTCATGCTCCCGAACTCCATTCTCCTGCAGGCGATGATCCTGGAAGCGTCCCGTTCGCCGGTTCCGGTCACCCTGCGGCTGGAGCTTCCCCTGGATGTTCCGTTCCCGACGATAGAATCCACAATACACGATGTGATACAAGAATCCTTCGGTCTCGACAAGACGCAGTGCACCGTGGAGCTGAACAGCATCGGTTCCTCCTCCATCGTGGTCGTGGTCAAACTGGCAAGGACAGGCGCCAGGGAGTTCGTCATCAAGGACGCCATCCTGCGGGGAATTCTGGCTCACAAGCAACAGGCGACTCTTTCCGGAATCGGAGCCAGGCCCCTGGCAGGGAAGTCTTCCAGTGAATCATCCCGGGACAAAGACAATGACTGA
- a CDS encoding cbb3-type cytochrome c oxidase subunit I gives MLKKTIPDGTASKTMFFSSILWLAIGTTLGFVTSLKLAYPDILAGTPYLNFGHIRPVHVMTVAFMWISMAFGAAVLYMTPLLCGTKLWSEKLGVFNAWMWNLGGFVADVSLDLGFESGREYSDFIWPVDVYVLSFILAPLALNLYMTVLNRKVKGIYPTLWFFMGCLLYLPTTFSLSQSVEVFHVTGLNEALLTWWSGHNLFGLWITPMSMAVAYYMIPKLTGNPLYSHKLAHLNFWSNFAFYSTPGAHHLMGAPIPEWLKSFASVSGVLILVPSMAFLANALLTMYGKWRLFVEVPPLRWVATGTLFAIPLNFQGGFQQTRAINWYIHGTHWVVAHAHLGILGFSTFVEIGGTYYGIERLLRKKFNPTLELWHYWLTSIGFIIFWTSLTAAGLIQAAAKVYEVPYIDSVVATHPYMVARSWGGFLIITGQWIFLYNAYRMATSPSTVTTSPVTEGATAR, from the coding sequence ATGTTGAAGAAGACGATCCCGGACGGGACTGCGTCTAAAACCATGTTTTTCTCGTCAATCCTCTGGTTGGCGATTGGTACGACACTGGGGTTTGTGACCTCGCTGAAGCTCGCTTACCCCGACATTCTGGCCGGAACGCCCTATCTGAATTTCGGACACATCCGGCCTGTTCATGTGATGACGGTGGCTTTCATGTGGATCTCCATGGCGTTCGGTGCAGCCGTGCTCTACATGACGCCGCTTCTCTGCGGTACGAAGCTCTGGAGTGAGAAGCTCGGGGTGTTCAACGCCTGGATGTGGAACCTCGGCGGTTTCGTCGCCGATGTCTCCCTGGACCTCGGGTTCGAGTCCGGTCGTGAGTATTCCGACTTCATCTGGCCGGTGGACGTGTATGTTCTGTCCTTCATCCTGGCTCCTCTTGCCCTGAACCTCTACATGACGGTTCTGAACCGGAAGGTGAAGGGAATCTACCCGACACTCTGGTTCTTCATGGGTTGCCTGCTCTATCTTCCGACAACCTTTTCTCTTTCCCAGTCCGTTGAAGTTTTCCACGTGACCGGTCTGAACGAGGCTCTCCTGACCTGGTGGTCGGGACACAACCTCTTTGGTCTCTGGATTACGCCGATGTCCATGGCCGTGGCCTACTACATGATTCCCAAACTCACCGGGAACCCTCTGTACAGCCACAAGCTTGCGCATCTCAACTTCTGGTCCAATTTCGCGTTCTACTCCACGCCGGGAGCCCATCACCTCATGGGGGCGCCAATTCCCGAGTGGCTCAAGTCCTTCGCTTCCGTGTCCGGCGTGCTGATCCTGGTGCCGTCCATGGCCTTCCTTGCGAATGCCCTGTTGACGATGTACGGGAAATGGCGTCTGTTTGTGGAAGTGCCTCCGCTTCGCTGGGTGGCCACGGGAACCCTGTTTGCCATTCCCCTGAACTTCCAGGGCGGTTTCCAGCAGACCCGCGCCATCAACTGGTATATCCACGGAACACACTGGGTGGTGGCCCATGCCCATCTGGGTATTCTCGGCTTCTCCACCTTCGTGGAAATCGGTGGAACGTATTACGGTATTGAGCGGCTTCTCCGGAAGAAGTTCAACCCGACACTGGAACTGTGGCATTACTGGCTGACCTCCATCGGATTCATCATTTTCTGGACGAGTCTGACGGCCGCCGGTTTGATTCAGGCAGCAGCGAAAGTGTATGAAGTTCCTTACATCGACTCCGTGGTGGCAACACATCCTTACATGGTCGCCCGGTCCTGGGGCGGATTCCTGATCATTACCGGTCAGTGGATCTTCCTCTACAATGCCTATCGTATGGCGACCTCACCGTCGACGGTGACAACCTCACCGGTGACAGAAGGTGCAACAGCAAGATAA
- a CDS encoding sulfite exporter TauE/SafE family protein → MNDFLFLLGGGALAGLVSGLLGIGGAVILIPYVLYVVPSFLSRTFTPFEATQISMFQVFFASVAGYVTHRPQLLLPVKTLLAWGGAALLGSAIGGTLSGHLPGKEILVLYLAEILLALLLLHRKPRPAEQTPDRLEWRRTFGAPVLMGGIGLVSGLLGIGGGFLYYPVMTGLLGYSARVAVGSSLGIMIPMAFSGMIAKTLSSGSFPDGTFPVAIGALAGSIVGARLHRRLTPAKIRWGQTLLLVATFARILASLL, encoded by the coding sequence ATGAACGACTTTTTGTTTCTTCTGGGAGGCGGAGCCCTCGCGGGCCTTGTGTCGGGGCTTTTGGGAATCGGAGGGGCGGTGATCCTGATCCCCTATGTCCTTTACGTGGTGCCGTCCTTTCTCTCCCGCACCTTCACGCCCTTCGAAGCCACCCAGATCTCGATGTTCCAGGTCTTTTTCGCCTCGGTGGCGGGATATGTCACCCACCGGCCCCAGCTTTTGCTTCCGGTCAAAACCCTGCTTGCCTGGGGAGGAGCGGCGCTCCTCGGGAGCGCAATCGGAGGCACGTTGTCCGGCCACCTGCCCGGCAAAGAGATTCTTGTCCTCTATCTTGCGGAAATCCTCCTGGCACTCCTCCTCCTTCACCGCAAGCCCCGTCCGGCGGAGCAGACCCCCGACCGTCTCGAATGGCGGAGAACATTCGGGGCGCCTGTCCTGATGGGAGGGATCGGTCTGGTGTCCGGGCTTTTGGGAATCGGAGGGGGATTTCTCTACTACCCCGTCATGACCGGGCTTCTGGGATATAGCGCCCGGGTCGCCGTGGGCTCTTCGCTGGGGATCATGATCCCGATGGCTTTTTCCGGAATGATCGCAAAAACCCTTTCTTCGGGCTCTTTTCCGGATGGCACCTTTCCCGTCGCCATTGGCGCCCTGGCGGGGTCCATCGTGGGAGCCCGACTGCACCGGCGACTCACGCCGGCAAAAATCCGCTGGGGGCAGACGCTTCTCCTGGTCGCGACCTTTGCCCGGATTCTGGCCTCGCTTCTCTGA
- a CDS encoding catalytic LigB subunit of aromatic ring opening dioxygenase: protein MELVAIVAPHTPDLLESYRRGHARSLLTAYQHLYQWLTSPPVPIHAILSFSPGWQTKNILLIDDRPELESSEDYAGFGVTLRFDPPGEPALASLLMKCLRSRQIPVSSGVHGIDHGSAVPLFFLNPDGNIPVLPISQPLNQTRYVRLLGESVRSLPLRGYGRLLVLLSGVWAQNEKMMAKGLVQDDLAGYRQQIVRLLTREEPIDPLSITMEEVARASPPGKIRELHFLAGAGLSGGRLWGTEEGVGHFQTLASFGPVELNPED from the coding sequence TTGGAACTGGTTGCCATCGTTGCCCCCCATACACCGGATTTGCTCGAGTCCTATCGGCGCGGACACGCGCGGTCCCTCCTCACGGCCTACCAGCACCTTTATCAGTGGCTGACCTCCCCTCCCGTTCCCATTCATGCCATTTTGTCCTTTTCTCCGGGCTGGCAGACGAAGAATATCCTTCTGATCGACGACCGCCCGGAACTGGAATCGTCCGAAGACTATGCCGGATTCGGCGTGACGCTGCGCTTTGATCCCCCCGGAGAACCCGCACTGGCCTCCCTTCTCATGAAATGCCTCCGTTCGCGACAGATTCCGGTTTCTTCCGGCGTTCATGGCATCGACCATGGATCAGCCGTCCCCCTCTTTTTCCTCAATCCGGACGGCAACATCCCGGTGCTTCCCATCTCCCAGCCCCTGAACCAGACGCGCTATGTGCGTCTTCTGGGTGAATCCGTCCGCAGCCTCCCCCTGCGCGGATACGGTCGCCTTCTCGTCCTTCTTTCCGGCGTCTGGGCGCAGAATGAAAAAATGATGGCCAAAGGACTGGTTCAGGACGATCTGGCCGGCTATCGCCAACAGATTGTCCGTCTCCTGACCCGGGAAGAGCCGATCGATCCCTTGTCCATTACCATGGAAGAGGTTGCACGGGCATCCCCTCCCGGAAAGATCCGGGAACTGCATTTTCTAGCCGGAGCGGGACTGTCCGGTGGACGTCTGTGGGGAACGGAAGAAGGAGTCGGTCATTTTCAGACCCTGGCGAGCTTCGGTCCGGTGGAGCTGAATCCTGAAGACTGA
- a CDS encoding small ribosomal subunit Rsm22 family protein: MTRRPAKNISLPTVPGKPGGAPEASLQALFRGFIHHRPDPEYMDRPETLSSYLSYYHPLTSAKGIQLGEEAFGRADPFLLNILLSRQTLRMMDWGTGTGGFAEGVLTSLLPMLPENRRLEIRLLDRSREALTLAEKIVGALLGNRGVVRTEVLHLPRVPRMEEPFDLLLEANVLAEQTDEKSGFDVALEAGFDHLSEGGLLILAEPADRISSRRLLEIRDHLLKTFSDAFQILAPCPNGKNAPCPALREERDWCHEDRPFSFPPEILRTARMIGHIRDSLKMTYLIAQKGSRLPAEHPSNDFPSLRLVSEIRKERGMVWGIFCDGEFRHRIRLLLRHASEKNHLFLELSRGDAVRIGPLEKLVRRGPFLDLGPETHIERTPQPASSSF; encoded by the coding sequence ATGACCCGCCGTCCCGCGAAGAACATTTCCCTTCCGACCGTTCCGGGAAAACCGGGGGGCGCCCCGGAAGCTTCCCTGCAGGCACTCTTCCGGGGATTCATCCATCACCGGCCGGACCCGGAGTACATGGATCGGCCGGAGACCCTCTCTTCCTACTTATCCTACTACCATCCCCTGACCTCTGCAAAGGGAATTCAACTGGGAGAGGAAGCCTTCGGTCGGGCCGACCCCTTCCTTTTGAACATTCTTCTGAGCCGTCAAACACTTCGGATGATGGACTGGGGAACCGGCACAGGGGGTTTTGCCGAAGGGGTCCTCACGTCTCTTTTGCCGATGCTCCCCGAAAACAGGCGCCTGGAAATCCGCCTGCTGGACCGCTCCAGGGAAGCGCTCACGCTGGCGGAGAAAATCGTCGGGGCCCTGCTCGGGAACAGAGGGGTTGTCCGGACAGAGGTGTTGCATCTGCCCCGGGTCCCGCGGATGGAAGAGCCTTTCGATCTTCTTCTGGAAGCCAATGTCCTGGCGGAACAGACAGACGAAAAAAGCGGTTTTGATGTCGCCCTGGAAGCCGGATTCGATCACCTCTCTGAAGGGGGGCTCCTGATCCTTGCCGAACCGGCCGACCGGATCTCCTCCCGGAGACTTCTCGAAATCCGGGACCATCTTCTGAAAACTTTCTCCGATGCATTTCAAATACTCGCCCCCTGCCCCAACGGAAAAAATGCCCCGTGTCCCGCCCTTCGGGAGGAGCGCGACTGGTGCCATGAGGACCGCCCCTTTTCCTTTCCTCCGGAGATCCTCCGGACAGCCCGGATGATCGGCCATATCCGGGACTCCCTGAAGATGACCTACCTCATCGCGCAAAAAGGCAGTCGTCTCCCGGCGGAACACCCTTCAAACGATTTTCCGTCCCTTCGACTGGTTTCGGAAATCCGGAAAGAGCGGGGCATGGTCTGGGGGATTTTCTGCGACGGAGAGTTCCGTCATCGCATCCGTCTTCTCCTTCGCCATGCATCCGAGAAGAATCATCTTTTCCTGGAGCTGTCCCGGGGGGACGCTGTCCGGATCGGTCCTCTCGAAAAGCTTGTCCGGCGGGGCCCCTTCCTGGATCTTGGGCCGGAAACCCACATCGAAAGAACCCCCCAGCCGGCTTCTTCTTCCTTTTGA
- a CDS encoding DUF5623 domain-containing protein, whose product MSDRPAGRMPLTVHRNVGRWLSEILHASIRDTGVSSRIEFVRRTLHGWVREEYSETELPNAVYRNLYFPVLDAQPAHAGSGKIETISECDRLKNLVRNVTDTLVENYPQGLESEALLIALDGVKLELARIRKDIEMYGDPRKR is encoded by the coding sequence GTGAGCGACCGTCCGGCTGGCCGCATGCCGTTAACCGTTCACCGCAACGTCGGCCGATGGCTTTCGGAGATTCTTCATGCGTCGATCCGGGACACCGGGGTTTCCTCCCGCATCGAATTTGTTCGCCGGACCCTTCACGGCTGGGTCCGGGAAGAATATTCCGAAACGGAATTGCCCAATGCCGTCTATCGGAACCTCTATTTTCCGGTTCTGGACGCCCAACCTGCCCATGCAGGGTCTGGAAAAATTGAAACGATTTCCGAATGCGATCGCCTCAAAAACCTTGTGCGGAATGTGACAGACACCCTTGTCGAAAACTATCCCCAGGGTCTGGAATCCGAAGCGCTGCTGATTGCGCTTGACGGCGTCAAACTCGAGCTTGCCCGCATCCGCAAGGACATCGAAATGTACGGAGATCCCAGAAAGAGATAA
- a CDS encoding DUF6840 family protein, with the protein MHIYELVSRDRTHPVRIYLLHSEYWTEDEFYNLLLEAFQRSSASDWHLQILEVSEYLVTAHGFVEAGGLQEIGFPGELSKTEVSRRIHAFLGKDRSD; encoded by the coding sequence ATGCATATCTATGAGCTGGTCTCGCGGGACAGGACGCATCCTGTCCGGATTTATCTTCTCCATTCAGAATATTGGACCGAAGACGAATTTTACAATCTTCTTCTTGAGGCGTTCCAGAGATCGAGCGCTTCCGACTGGCATCTTCAGATTCTGGAAGTGTCTGAATATCTGGTGACGGCCCACGGGTTTGTGGAAGCCGGGGGGCTGCAGGAAATAGGCTTTCCGGGCGAGCTTTCAAAAACCGAAGTCAGTCGTCGGATCCATGCGTTTCTGGGCAAGGACCGGAGCGACTGA
- a CDS encoding sigma-54-dependent transcriptional regulator translates to MNMPFVLVVDDYANTRAYLRALLEHEGFGVLEAGTGERALEILSSKDGRSVRAILLDLKLPNQSGIDLIAPFRSLCPRAPIIIMTAHASVPTAVSAIQKGAFHYLEKPLAEEELLETLSRAMSLEAPEGRGEEGPPAPLELVGPTMERMMDRLRKAGSHPFPVLITGESGTGKEMVARTIHRFSPRSREPFVAVNTGAIPRDLVSSELFGHEKGSFTGALERKVGWFEAAGNGTLFLDEIGTMDLPVQVALLRVIESRSFSRVGGTVSIPFSAKILCATNENLEDMMKEGRFREDLFYRLNVHAIRLPPLRQRTEEIGFLAAHFLRESLGLKGDEPEIRFTEGARKILERYPWPGNIRELKNCMITISIEHGPEIRESPRPLIPPEWLPESVLAAGTLPGALEPEPRTLKENERDQIRKILAETGGNKAQAARILGISRKSLYAKLREYGLGESAGTE, encoded by the coding sequence ATGAATATGCCCTTCGTTCTGGTGGTGGACGATTATGCGAATACCCGGGCCTATTTGCGCGCGCTCCTTGAACACGAGGGCTTTGGTGTGCTGGAGGCGGGGACGGGCGAACGCGCTCTTGAAATTCTGTCCTCCAAGGACGGTCGCTCGGTTCGTGCGATCCTCCTCGATCTGAAACTTCCGAACCAGTCGGGGATCGATCTGATCGCTCCCTTCCGGTCCCTGTGTCCGAGGGCTCCGATCATTATCATGACCGCCCACGCGTCCGTCCCGACGGCGGTGTCGGCGATCCAGAAAGGCGCGTTCCACTACCTGGAAAAACCCCTTGCCGAAGAGGAGCTTCTGGAAACCCTTTCCCGGGCGATGTCCCTCGAGGCACCGGAGGGGAGAGGCGAAGAGGGTCCCCCGGCCCCGCTGGAACTCGTGGGTCCCACGATGGAACGGATGATGGACCGGCTCCGGAAAGCGGGTTCCCACCCCTTTCCGGTTCTGATCACGGGAGAGAGCGGAACGGGAAAGGAAATGGTGGCCAGGACCATCCACCGGTTCTCCCCCCGTTCCAGGGAACCTTTCGTTGCCGTCAATACCGGAGCCATTCCCCGCGATCTCGTGAGTTCAGAACTGTTTGGCCATGAAAAAGGGTCGTTCACCGGTGCTCTGGAGCGCAAGGTCGGCTGGTTCGAAGCGGCCGGAAACGGCACGCTGTTCCTGGATGAAATCGGGACGATGGATCTGCCGGTGCAGGTCGCTCTTCTCCGCGTCATCGAAAGCCGGAGCTTCTCCCGGGTGGGCGGAACGGTCTCCATTCCTTTTTCGGCCAAAATCTTGTGCGCGACAAACGAAAACCTGGAAGACATGATGAAGGAAGGCCGGTTCCGGGAGGACCTCTTCTATCGGCTGAACGTCCATGCCATCCGTCTTCCCCCGCTCCGTCAGCGCACCGAAGAGATCGGCTTTCTGGCCGCCCATTTTCTCCGGGAATCGCTGGGGCTGAAGGGGGATGAGCCCGAGATCCGCTTCACCGAAGGGGCCCGGAAGATTCTGGAGCGTTATCCCTGGCCGGGAAACATCCGGGAACTGAAAAACTGCATGATTACGATCTCGATCGAGCATGGTCCGGAAATACGGGAGTCTCCCCGTCCCCTGATCCCTCCGGAGTGGCTTCCGGAATCTGTCCTGGCGGCCGGGACTCTTCCCGGGGCTCTTGAGCCGGAGCCCCGGACGCTCAAGGAGAACGAGCGGGATCAGATACGGAAAATCCTGGCGGAAACGGGAGGGAACAAGGCCCAGGCGGCCCGGATTCTGGGAATCAGTCGCAAATCCCTCTACGCAAAACTGCGCGAATACGGCCTGGGGGAGTCCGCCGGAACAGAGTGA
- the lhgO gene encoding L-2-hydroxyglutarate oxidase, which produces MEEKTAKNKATEKIGQTGSNTDMRERMKEEKTDFLIIGAGIMGLALAREIRATRPDRSVTVLEKEAASALHASGRNSGVLHAGFYYTADSLKARFTRDGNRFWQAYCRDRNLPLNACGKVVVAKTPEETEGIRELKRRGDKNGVDVRLIDEQELSEIEPNARTCELALWSPHTASVDPVRIARSLEKELLEDGVRFFYSTPYQKRLDDSTLLAGDSAFAYGTLINAAGLYADRIARDFGFSSRMTILPFKGVYLEYVSSGDGKKPVRTNIYPVPDLKQPFLGVHFTVTATGKIKIGPTAMPAFWRENYGGLEGFSTRDLTEILGWEARLFLGNDFGFRDLALSEMKKYQKSFMAHQARELVKDLDPSRFSRWGRPGIRAQLLDRTSRKLVTDFRVEGDRRSIHVLNAVSPAFTASVPFAQWILDRHHTQAGWRTEGESS; this is translated from the coding sequence GTGGAGGAAAAAACCGCGAAGAACAAGGCAACGGAAAAAATCGGACAAACGGGATCGAACACGGACATGAGAGAACGCATGAAAGAGGAAAAAACGGATTTTCTGATTATCGGAGCGGGGATCATGGGCCTGGCCCTTGCCCGGGAAATACGGGCCACCCGACCGGACCGCTCGGTGACCGTCCTCGAAAAAGAAGCGGCGTCCGCCCTGCACGCCAGCGGACGGAACAGCGGGGTTCTCCATGCCGGATTCTACTACACAGCCGATTCCCTGAAAGCGCGTTTTACCCGGGACGGCAACCGGTTCTGGCAGGCGTACTGCCGCGACCGGAACCTGCCCCTGAACGCCTGCGGAAAGGTCGTGGTCGCGAAAACGCCGGAGGAAACCGAAGGAATCCGGGAACTCAAGCGCCGGGGCGACAAGAACGGCGTGGACGTTCGACTGATCGATGAACAGGAGTTGTCGGAGATCGAACCCAACGCCAGAACCTGCGAGCTGGCGCTCTGGTCACCGCACACGGCCTCTGTCGATCCGGTCCGGATCGCACGGAGCCTCGAAAAGGAACTCCTCGAGGATGGAGTCCGTTTTTTCTACAGCACCCCCTATCAGAAGCGCTTGGACGATTCCACTCTTCTGGCCGGAGATTCGGCGTTCGCCTATGGGACATTGATCAATGCAGCGGGACTGTATGCCGACCGGATCGCACGGGACTTCGGATTTTCTTCCCGCATGACGATCCTTCCCTTCAAGGGTGTGTATCTTGAATATGTTTCTTCCGGAGACGGAAAAAAACCTGTCCGGACGAATATTTACCCGGTTCCGGACCTCAAGCAGCCTTTTCTGGGAGTGCATTTCACGGTCACGGCCACCGGAAAAATCAAGATCGGTCCGACGGCGATGCCGGCATTCTGGCGGGAAAATTACGGCGGTCTTGAAGGATTTTCCACGCGGGACCTGACCGAAATTCTGGGCTGGGAGGCACGCCTTTTTCTGGGGAATGACTTTGGCTTCCGGGATCTGGCCCTGAGCGAGATGAAGAAGTATCAGAAGTCGTTCATGGCCCATCAGGCCAGGGAACTCGTGAAAGATCTGGACCCGTCCCGCTTTTCCCGATGGGGACGCCCCGGGATCAGAGCCCAGCTCCTTGACCGGACAAGCCGAAAGCTCGTGACCGATTTTCGGGTCGAGGGAGACCGGCGGTCGATTCATGTTCTGAATGCGGTCTCCCCCGCTTTCACCGCCAGCGTTCCGTTCGCACAATGGATCCTCGACCGTCATCATACACAGGCGGGATGGCGGACGGAAGGAGAGTCCTCGTGA
- a CDS encoding twin-arginine translocase TatA/TatE family subunit: MLSGLFEPIHLIVILGIVLLLFGGKKLPEIGSGLGKSHFKLSAVLQERRRICSFSGT, translated from the coding sequence ATGTTGTCAGGGCTTTTTGAACCCATCCATCTGATCGTGATTCTGGGAATTGTCCTTCTCTTGTTCGGAGGGAAAAAACTCCCGGAAATTGGTTCCGGCCTTGGAAAAAGCCATTTCAAACTTTCGGCAGTCCTTCAAGAACGAAGAAGGATCTGCTCCTTCTCCGGAACGTGA
- a CDS encoding phosphatase PAP2 family protein has translation MLEQIQGLDDALFLWVNNRWESGVLDPVMLAATDLGNGGYLYPIGIVLMLLFARATFVRDAVLWTSASLAGLLVEGSLKHLVARPRPLEHFSAAIRAGQVRVHVLGPHLHWFSFPSGHSTTAFCAAVLFGGLYPRLLWPALGMASLTGISRLYVGAHFPSDVLGGALIGAVSGLFALKVVRPRLPAGWSGSHVSRNGEREGEDHAPKNASS, from the coding sequence GTGCTGGAACAAATCCAGGGACTGGACGATGCCCTGTTCCTGTGGGTAAACAACCGGTGGGAATCCGGGGTTCTCGATCCGGTCATGCTGGCGGCTACCGACCTGGGAAACGGCGGGTATCTCTATCCGATCGGAATTGTTCTCATGCTCCTCTTTGCCAGAGCCACTTTTGTCAGGGATGCCGTTCTCTGGACCTCCGCCTCTCTCGCCGGCCTTCTGGTCGAGGGATCCCTGAAACATCTGGTTGCGCGCCCAAGACCGCTCGAGCATTTTTCGGCAGCGATCCGGGCGGGACAGGTCAGGGTGCATGTTTTGGGACCCCATCTGCACTGGTTCTCGTTCCCGTCCGGACATTCCACGACGGCGTTTTGCGCCGCGGTCCTGTTCGGGGGACTTTATCCCCGCCTTCTGTGGCCAGCTCTCGGGATGGCTTCCCTGACCGGAATTTCCCGGCTTTACGTGGGAGCCCATTTTCCATCGGATGTTCTGGGAGGGGCGCTGATTGGCGCCGTTTCCGGCCTGTTTGCCCTGAAAGTGGTCCGTCCCCGGTTGCCGGCCGGCTGGAGCGGTTCGCATGTTTCGAGAAACGGTGAAAGGGAAGGAGAGGACCATGCCCCCAAAAATGCCTCTTCTTGA